DNA sequence from the Juglans microcarpa x Juglans regia isolate MS1-56 chromosome 5S, Jm3101_v1.0, whole genome shotgun sequence genome:
AGCCTAGTTTTGTTaagagatgaattttttttcgtGACTTActttatggaattttttttaataaccaatgtattctttttatttataaaatattgttggtattttagatattttgtatattaatttttattgagttctataattatcataatacttattagataaattttattcttcagTACGAATTCGagtaagtggatattgatgatcttagaaatgatggtatttttttttagggttaTAAGGATTTGTTAGGTATTGAAGGATTAAAacaggttattttagaagcctaggattaaatatcgaaatgtatgattaattggaaatttacgagaattacgtgattattttataggtgacgattaataattgttcggcattttgaggaaattccgAAAAAGCTaggaagtccaggtaagcggggttcatatactagttttgcataaaacaaataaaatgaggttgactttgagaataaatgtgtttattttttgaaaagagatgatctgaaaacaacctcagatgtttattctgcatatgcataaattctacataagagaaagtgtttttctgtcatgactggtgtagacatgagctagttttgtgcactttatttctgaactatgtaaaagagcgaataaggaattctaaaagttttgttatgaacaaatgagaatattttgtttatgtttatctcgaacatgtgaaatgatctgaagctttctagtattttgttttgatgtgatgtgtcatttgaaaaccttggcatgaagttctgattctgtatatgattgtaatcggattttcgatgaaatccgttctgtttctgttaaggcccagccacgggtataatggtggtttataaccctaccacgggggtgaaacatagaaaatggcccagccacgggtataatggtggtttataaccctaccacgggggttaaacatggtattgtcccgatgtgatgttaagagatgatttaattataatgtttcagtttggaaatgccaacggattttctttttggaataagtttattttttttctggaaatttcgctctaatgtttttgtacaaagttttgtttctgcattctgaaaataaatgttttgttctgcttatcaaatgttataaatgctcatgtttacatgctagtatatgctctctgcttactgagttgttgataactcaccccttatctctacaatatttttcagatattttgatggttcagctgatgATCAAGATTTTGAGGctttgggtgagatgatttaagtatagtggtttgaatcaaatttttctttatgatattgggaatttggagttttttttaatattgttgaaatgtgagttgaAGTGTTAGGAAGTAATTCTCCGACCCGTGcaggaccggggcgttacaatgATAGAATGGTAAAACTTTGCAGAATGATTTCTATCACAACCCCATCCCAGGAAGGACGGGATCCTGACTTacatgccttttcttttttttctttcattttcatcattttctttttctaataataagcgatcggcatggacatgacactcgtgcattctaaattttttatttaataaaaggaaACACCTAATGGACATTCTAtttgaacattcatccataagggactctcagagtccatcccaaAATATACATAACATAACCTATCATTCGTAACATAACTATCCTTGTTAGGGAAGGTCCTAAGCatctgcctctccctctgcagCAATGCTTTGCTCCCaaccttttcatcattacctggacgtttaaaacatttaacacaaaatgagtcgaatactcagtaagtagtacaccatgcagtgaacatactaggcatctattcttttcttttgaaacatacatacataaacattttcgctattcttgacaatgctttcatgcataacagtttaaggaataagccatactttcatgcataaacatttcattgctttcatgcataaacatttattagttttcatgcataaacatgcttttcatcttttcactttcataggccattgcacactgttacgccccacgtgctagggttagcggcccagtggccaatggattcgcccGTCGCCAtgggttggaatcccattccgttaAGGTgtagcactaggtgcactaccacatactactgcccggcattgcaatctgcccattcattcattgggtaccccttttcactcattcatgtggccgttacgtattttcatacaataaaacattcattcattcagtcctttcttttattcatgtcagtcctttcagtccatttcatcatttaacagttcattcatggaaaaacgtaATTTAAAAGCCTGAACttaacatcatattttcatttaacagtgcattcatgaaggaacatcattttcaaaacatgagcttaaacatcattatccatggcatccataaaacatcaattcatagggacaatttaacatcagttcgTAGGGACATCTAAAATGCTTTTCTtcacattatttaaaacatgagttCATATGGAcgttttaaaacactttctttgcatcattaaaagcatcagttcataggggtattttcaaactcatttaaagcatcatttGAAGCATAAGATATGAAACATTCAAAACattctcatcatctttcttactttgATGCacatgtattttcatgaaaagatacattttcatgctatactacatatagggaTAATCAATAACTTTAttgagagcatgtatggaaacctcatgacttagaacctacatgcatgcattaccttatacacatacacacaattataatcgatagggtgcttaacagaggctatcaagaaagggcttgtacatactatattcctTTAcccttttctttagaagaacatttacaataagagagagagacattctttcataaagagaacttggtgtaagaagcatggtcatagctacttacctggGAGCTTTACTAGTGAGTtcctttgaacttgaaaataaactcctattCAATGAGATGgaataaatacatcaatattcATTTCACTTTAAGCTTACTAACCGACACCCATACGCGCTCACTAAATTTCCCAAGTTAGAATTAAAACATTTCCTTTAACCCATTTTAGCTACATGCATGACACTAATTCAACCCTTAGTATTCTCATTCCAATATTTAAGAACCCATGAAAGCATAAAGCTTACTTGCTGTCCCTCTTTAAAGACTACCCTTTTCTATACAAGGGATAGGGAGGAatcatgagttaaaatgtatagGATGGTAGGGATTTATTTGAGCATAGTAGGGAACAAGGAAGTACCACCCAAATCTagaaattttatcaaaagggTACTTTGACAACTTTGTAACATCATGTGgaagtaaatctaacaaaagGCCAATGCCCACAAGAGGGTTGGTTTTTGTCACTTATTCTTCAATGGTTTTTCATACTAAAGTTTATCTTTGGTTAAACAAAAGGGGTGAAGTTgagcaagggtaaagtggacTGGTTTAGGCTTCCaaaacagaatatattttcaaagtttCTGTAGTACATGGGATGCTAGCAAATCTCATTGcattcatggtcttaaacatCCCTCACTTAACCAAATCTCAACCAAACAATTAAATATCTCAAGAGTGGTAGAAACTCAAGAaaacctcatatatatatatatatatatatatatatatatatatatattctgaaaaCAGTACTACTAATAAAGAGATACAACTCTTGGCAAATTTAAGAATTCTTGAAGTAAGCttactaatttgatttaaaagtcttggtggcttacttaggccataaatctTAGGAAAACATGTCTAAAACTATAAACTTtaactccattaatttaacacataaaagcATAGTTAAAAACATAGCTTAActcaagaaaacacaagaaGAACTACAAAAATCTGCCTTGCAACCTCACGGCTGGAACACACCAAAACAGGGCATAACTCACAGCTTCtacatgtacatatatacacaatagataaaataatcatCAATTGTGACTAACAAACTCATACCAGAAAATATGCCATCTCAATGATTAGAGACACACAGGAAAACCATCTCAAAACACTCGATCTACCCAGAAAACAGGGCATTTCGGTTACTACCCACTAGAGCAGCTAATAGATGAAATAAATGAGAATTTGTCTAGAGACTACCACATGATGATCGGCTCACACAGAATTTCAAAAACCCCCGAATACATAACACAACTTGTTTGGCATAATCTCAATCACAAGAAATCTTAGGGAAAGAGCATTACCTGACTTGGCTCCTTTCAAGCCATGGAAGCACACGGCAGATGAcaaagaggaagagaaattaGAAAGATTCAAGTCTGGAACACAACAGAAATTTCCTAAAAACAAAACCTTAGGTTAACCCATAAAATCTAAGATTTCAAACTAGAGATTAGAGCCATAGAACTCACTTACAAGGTCGATTTTCCTTGGAGATTTACAGTGGAGATCTTAggtttaagaaatgagagagatcgGTTTGAAGAAACGAGAGGGATCGCGCGGCTTGGGTGAAACCGAAGGGTTTCTTGTGTGAAGAAGGAGACtggttttctcttttctttcgtATTCCTTGTGACCGACGGATgagagaaggagaaagaagTCCAATAGCTTGTTGAGGAAGACGGCGTGTAGGAGAAGCAAGGAGATTTAATTGGCTTGCTTGGGAAGCTACGGTTAAGGGAGAATAAAGtcaatgagtttaatcaaacttatcccataagctaggagataaataaataaaagaaagagtttgGACCATTTCttgagtaaataaaattaaagggtttaaaagaaaaattgcgAAGTCATAAAAAATCACACGTTTGAATTATTTCATAACCcacctaaaaataaaagcacacccatctttaaaatagattagtaaaatattaaaatgataaaattctttatctcaaaatatttagcttaaaaatatttttaatagatgacgtaaggacctacgtaataggactcgggtattacaatTTCACATTGTCAAAATTATCTATGTTCATATATAGCTCGAAACTTGACTGATCCAAAAATTTGGATCCTACTTAGGATTAATCCCACTAAATCTCATTACTTTAGCTAACACTATAATTGGATGTATTATAGATGGCCCCCAGTAACTTCACAATGTCTTCACCTATATCATGAACACAGTGGAACATGCGAAGAGGATTGCCAAAGAGTTTAATATGGTATtggttttgataaattatattctttgtCCTTGATTTTGTCATCCTCCACTCGGGCGCGAGACATTTTGTGATAATCCAGACTTAGGCAAATCTTTGTTCATATTTCGTTATCAGGTTATGTATGGTTGTTGGGCCAATCAAGAAGGAAGAAGATACTTAGGAACTTTGGACTTGATACATTAGGCATCTAAGTCTACAAGGCCCATAGATTTCGGCCATCACataggtttagggtttggaaacccTACTGGACCTTAGGGCACAAGCCCAACTCATCACATAGTGCCACATGTCATTCCACTTGTGTCCTACACTAGGTGCAATGAACCTAGACGTGATATGGGGAAAAGGGAGTGAGAGACTTTAGGGTCTTGGTAACCCAAAAGCCCCACACACCTATCAAGGGATGCTCACCTACCTTCTGCCACTTGTCACGCATGCATAAGACCTTGTTTGAGAGAAGCACTTGACTTGACACTTGACACTTGACACCAACCTAGAGGGCTTCTAGAGGAAGGAAATGTTGAGACACATTGGGAATGCCAAGGATTTCACTCGGCCAACGGACCCTCACCAAACCACTTGTGCTTGTATGGTACTTGTCAAGATTGAGTTCCAAGAGGATCCCATGTGGAAGTGGCACCTAGGGGAGTTCAAAAGGCAAGGGCACAACCCACCATGAGGATGGAGTTTCGGTTTCAAGGGAGAAATGCCAAGTGTCACTCATGCATAGCTTACTAGAAGAGTGAAATGATTGAGAAGTGGAAGAgttgcattgggaaggggcaAAAACCTAGTTCCTAGGTTTCAGCCAACACACACATTTCCTCACatgatgccacttgtcacttactTGTGAAAATCCTAGAGAGAGAACCATGGGGAAGAGGAAAAATTTGCTTGGGAAATGACACTCACGCCCATTGaggattctagaagaatcttgaggtaagaagaagagagagggtTAGCTAGGGCAAAGAGTTATACACGCCACCACCCACCTAGGAATCAACCACACGTTACCCTAGATctaggaaggagaagaggttttCTTTGGGAGATGAGAGGATTTTCGGCAACCACACACACACGCCCCACTTGTCAAATGTCAAGCATGCACACGTGTAGTTGTCCAAGATTGATTTAGGGTTTGATTTTGACCTTTTTGCCACCAAGTTTAGTGAACCTAGACACATAGAGGAGGGCATAGATGGAATTAGGATTTTAGATTGGGGAAGCCACACACCACTTGTCCAAAAGATCTTTGGTTTTCTATCACAATCCCATCATGGGGAAGGCGAAGAGATACTCGACCAAGATGCCAAGTGGCATCCATGCACCAAGACCTTTGGTTTTCCAAGGAGATAAAAGATGCCTATAAGAAGGGGGAGTTGAAAATTGGTAGTCCTTTGGTCATTTTCTGATTTTTACTTGTGTCACTCGAGTACACCATTTTCAACACAAGTCTCTTACTTTCCACTATTTTCTCTCCACCCAAACACCACACACGCACCTACCTTCTTCCTCCAACCACCATTTCAAGCACACCAAGGAGTACCAATGCCATCCAAGGGCAAAGAGCACATGAGGTAAGGATCATTCACTTGTctcttacacacacacacactcaaagagagaaaCAAGAGTAGGGTTTCGGGCTTCATGAGTTTTCACATACAcgcaaacacacacacacattcgaGAGGGctagggtttttcttcaagagggagagagagacccGAACCACCACTTGCCTTAAGCAAGTGAATATGAACctttgaaaatgaaagagagcCATGACCACTACACTTAGATAAGCTATTTCTTCATGAAGTTTCAGATTTGAGAGTGAAGTCCGAATGTTAAGGAGCCCTTCTTGTCTTGGGAATGAGTTTCATGAGCTATGTACACGACACACACTCGATATGCATTTTCAACTTACTATTTGTAATcattgaatttttgtaagtagaCCTTCAACCTACTTTTGGATAATATGTGTATATGACGTGTGAACTTACTTTTGCTTGATATTGGATTGGACGAAATCTCTTATCATGTTACATACTTGGTTTTACCTAAATATGTGTTGCCATATTGATCATTAGTTAAATGAAAACTCTTGTAATACCATGCCTTGTATTCGAATCTATATGATTATGTTGCCATGTTGCTTGATGATGTTATACCAAACATGTTAGATGTTATAAGTTCAtgttacttttgtaaaatcatgCTTTCAAGTACCATATGTTTCAACCAAGCATGGTGAATGAGGTTGTGAATCTGTTTTACCCTTTGTTAATCGTTGAATGTCATTGTTTGTATGTGTAAATCAAGTATtcacatgttctaatattttcaaatcgtAACGCGGGATGTATATTGTTTGTATGATTGCATGAATCACGGCATACATGATTACATGATCCATGAGAAAAACATAGCATCATAAgtccatgtcacatgcattgggttTGTACACTGTTTTCAAGAAACGAGTCAGTAAACGTTTTGTCACGACCACAAATGCTAAGACAGGGGAATGCCCTAGTGAAATTCATCTGTCCACTCTGAAATGTTTAAAATAGAGTGATACCCCCTAGGTCGACGAAGTACAGTCCACGaacctcgaatggattcttgtGGAAAGGTTACCACAACAGGGCTGCACCTAAACCTAGTGGGTGCTATACAGTGAAGGTGAAATATGCGAACTGCTGTAATAAGTATGTTAAAGAATATGACGTAGTCACCATGATCAAGTGAGTCGTTGGATGATGCGATAACTAATAGGGAAcacatggtgcatatggaagtCGTGAGGTATCCAACCATATGTTACAATAAATGAATAAGACAATGAGCTCCAAGACATTATATGTGAATGACCAAGAACTCGAGTTCAATGATATGCTATATGTTTAAGAACCAAAGATGAAAAGATGGAAAATAcgttttcttgaaaaagttaaaaggtctatgttacatgttattttgaaaagtcaATGTTGCacataagtcaagttttatgTCAAAACACCTCCATGCATTCATTATGGTTTGCCATTATATGCCTATGTtatttgttgtatattatttgtttacttattgagatttcttgaaatctcagtgtggtagtttccactaccattccccaccctAACTGATAAAAGTTGTTACAAGACTGCAGGAGAATGACCATGGGGATACATAAGAAGCCAGCTCCCCAAATAGTCAAGGAGACCCCGAAGAGCTATGAGAGCTCATACGAGCCATCCTTAGTAGATAGGCTAGAAGCTGTCGACCAATTCATTACTGAAGTATTGCAGCTCTTCGAGGAGCTGAGGAGAATTTTGAACAGAGACAAGGCTGGATAAGAATGGacttgtaaaattatattttggataGGGATCATTAAATAGTGATAGAAAAAGTAATGactatttttatgtgaaatcaACTTTTGATGTTCCCTTATTTTAAGGGACTTTTGAAACAATGTCTATTTTAGTAGTACTTTaatgaagtttaaaaaatttgggATGCTTACACTTTGGTACCATGTTATTACATTACCACTGGTCTTAATGTAGTTAAGAAAAATTTCCCGCtgcaattttttaaatactgCCAGATCATTAGATGCATTGCATCATAACTGTCATGCAAGGGAGTATGTAACCTTGAATTACATGTCTCGACACTTCGATCACTGTCCAATCTCAAGCAAGGGCTGAAGGCGTTGCACATTTTAAGTGGTAGAAATATGAAATCATTGAAAAATGTGCTATATTAGCAACCATGACTGAGCAATGACGAAATAtagaatgatgaataacatAGCTAAACGGCTTTTTTCCCTTCCTGCAGAATTAATTTTAGAGAAATGGTGTTCCTCACAGCCCAATACTCGGGCTGAATTTCAAGGGGAAACATCTTCGTAATGGTAGCTGCTAGCCTGCTACATGGACAAGGGAAATATGATCCATGAATGGACAGAAACCTATATGAGAAAAATTGCAATCATAGGAAACCCATTTGAGCTCTTTATCTATCAGACTTAACAACCAATACTAATCATGAGGATTGATCAAGATCTTCAAAATCTGGTGTTAGCTGCTTATACCACAGAGACAGAGAAAAACAGTGGCCGCAACATTAAATAATTCATGTTTTCAGCAACTACATTGTAAAGCCTACTCGTGTGCCCCAGTACCACCACCAGCAGCTTCCAATACACTCCTAGCTTCTGTGTCTGGATCAGCTAGCTCACTCGGGGTCTGTCCAAAAATTATTACCAACTGTAAacatgaaaatgaagaaaaaagaaaaaaccaacttCAAAGTCCATTCAAATACTAACCCTTCCATAAGTATTTGATTTTGCAGGAGAAGCCCCAGAAGCCAGTAACAACCTTACAACATCAACATGCTCACCTCTTGCAGCATGGTGGAGAGGCTGTAAATTAGAGTCAAAATAATGATCAATAACTACTGAAATAAGGTATATTAAAGAAACGGTTTTTtctatatcaaaaaattaaaaaaaggaaaaaatgaaatctGAGAAATCCCAGTGCATCCTTTGCTGTCATGCAGACAGGATTACAACAGTTTTTAACTAACTTTTCGTTAGCTGGTTAAATGAAGAGACTTCCAAttaaaatttcttcttttttttttcttttaatttttttataagtgactTCCAATTAAAActtcttttgataagtagataAGTAGAGACTTCCAATTAATACTCACAGTATCACCTTCCGCATCAACTGATTCTAACATCCTCTTTACAGATTCTGTGTCATTTGCTGTGGTTAAAAGAAGTTGGGCTATCTCCACAAATCCTGCAACATAGATGTGAGCATTAGAAATCATGGAATctctgggaaaaaaaatcattgtaatAAAAGAGTTAGGAAGTGGTTTAGCCTACCTCCTGCACAAGCATCATGAAGAGGAATTGCACCGTCTTCATCTTTAGCTTCCAGGTTAGCTCCTCTTTCCAAAAGTAGCTGTGTGGAAAAAAGCATGCAGAATTtactattattgttattattttgacgGACATTAATTTCAAGAAGTTACAAAGAGAAGTGTAAGGCAACTGACCTGAACACAGGGGAAATGGCCATAGAGACAGGCCAGATGGAGAGCTGTGTCCCCATCTTCCACAGGTTCATCAATGCTGCCAGTCAAGTTATCTGCACTTGTATTGATTAAGAAAGCATCAGCGGGAAAATGACCTCCAAACAGGGCTTGTGGATGCCACAAAAATGCAAAACCATGATGCTCTTTTCCATGGCATTTGAAGGCCCAATTTCATGTGATAGTGTAATTTCTAGAAGCTGAAAATAGCATCCCTACATAATTGTCCAGACTAAtgtaataatttcataaatatcaCACGTCAAAATTCAAGTTACCATGGACACactgtttttatttaatatattacaagAATATGCAGCATGacctaaaacataaatatagatTACAGAAGGCCCTTTtaattctctttcttcttcaccctactttctttttgtttcaatcacACCCATCCTCCCTCGCCCAATGGATTTAGATTAGAATTTGGATTTGAAATGCTATGATTTCAAATTCCTTTATATTTAATGTAATTTGAAATCCAAGATTTTGAAGGGTTAAGATCTGGTCTAGATTTGGAGCAAAATCCACGTCCAACTTTTAATACATGATCCAAACAGAGAATTTGGATTTTAAGGACCCATATTTCAAATCCTTCTCCCCAAAACCCTTTTTGGAGATCATCTTCCTGCCGATGCTAACAAAGTATTCTTGAACTTCAATTCATGAAGTATTCTTGGGAATGCTAACTATAAAGAAAAAGCATTCGTGGGAATGAAAGTATGAAACTGAATTGAGTGAACTCTTTACTCTGACTTCATGATCTACAGTTACTTGAAGTCAGCTGAAAAGTGGATGCGTGGCTTGCTTCGCTTAGATTTTAATACCTACATCCTATGAAAAGTCGACATAATTTGATGTACCAAACTTCCCTCAATGATCTAAACTTTGACAAAGGAAGCGATCACAACCCAGATTTCTAAACATGATCAAGTCAACAACCTATATAACCTTTATATTCTGAACATAAAATCAGCCAATGCGTTTCTAGTTTCTTTGTGCATCCTTCAAAAGTTGTACCATTTAGGTCATTCTTGTCAGTGCAACATGTCTAACGAACTTGGTGGTTAACCTTTTTGCCTCTCTAGCAAAATCAGTCTCAGCAAGTCCTGACACCCAGCCCTTCGCCCCAGATCCCCATATACAAAACTCAAGGGCTAAGTACAAGAAAATAAGGCATAAAAGGCCAGGATACTCAAACACAGCAATTGCTTGGTGAAAAGctcaaacataaataattatagCAATTCAGCCCATAAAGATATCTTCTACACTCACCAATATTGATTGCCAGCCATACCAAATCAATCAAATCCAACAAATCTCAAAACACCAAGTCTGTGGTTTCACATCTAACTAATCGTCATTCCAgccaaaacacacacacaacccCCAACAAAGGAAGGCACACACACGAAGACAAACTAGGTTACTTTCTCCTCGGAACTGAAACCAGCAGCATCGCTACCAGAAGATTGATTACTGGCCAGTGTTAGTAAAAGCATGCATAAGCACAAAGAAACAAGGTGAAGTGCTTTGCTTACCAAAAGTGCAGTGCATTTACAAAGCACACTTTTTGTGCGAGGATAAACCATAGAAAAGGGTACTTTtgtaactttaaaaaaattatagaatattaGTTCAAGGCCAAGGAAAAGatgtaaataaatattcttaagTATTTAATTGATATTAGAGAtcatttacatattattttgattggcaacgggtgtccaagaacagcatcccgactaaccccgggggtgcataggccctcggcaaggagtttccagCAAGTGTACCTCGGataatgcaaagaaaaaaatcctccggtccgatggcccctagagattgtttgcacccaaggggatttgaaccttagatctGGGAGGAGCATATCCCCAAGCCCaaggtctttaccacttgagccaaccctaaGGGTTATGGCACCACATGTTGTCATATATGATGAATTTGCTTTGAATCCACTTTAATAGTCCAAGCTAACTTTATAGATGGATTAATATTTGATTGCTTATGTTAGCACACAAGTCAATACCTACAATCTTGAGCCTTTTTGGTCATGGTCCTTTTGGTAGATTTTGATTCAATCATGTGTGTTGATGATGTCTTTCACACACCTCAAATCTAGCATTCATCCCtagcaaataataataaaaaaaggtaaataagagagagagacacggATTTACATGGTTCCGCATAGAGCCTACGTCCATGTGGTGTTTGGAgggcaaatccactataatgggCGTATTTTACAGTTTCTCATCTCACAGTACAATGGGGGTCGATGACCACTTTAGCCTAGAGAAGATAATATCTCTAGAGtcttttgggttgaggttgaagaagccATCCGAGTATTGAGCCAGCCACTCTGCTTCCCAAATTGAAGAATATTCCAGCTGCTCCACCAGACGACATCAACACACTTTCCTCATCATATGGCATCACCACAACATCTGCAAAGGATAGCAACTCCACCACAACTGCCACTACCTTGGAATCATCTATAATAACTTAGAATAGGCTTGATACGTGACCTATTGGCTTGTTTGTAATTATCttggttttgtttgtaatgCTTAGGCAACTGCTATAACAGACTCTGCTGCAAATGATAATGCACTGCAGAGCACACCACAAGTTTGT
Encoded proteins:
- the LOC121267005 gene encoding poly [ADP-ribose] polymerase tankyrase, whose amino-acid sequence is MAVPGRLNGMMDDEENEDNALFEEEGLIELDSDTPPHLRDLAAASQLGDLDALRLALDNLTGSIDEPVEDGDTALHLACLYGHFPCVQLLLERGANLEAKDEDGAIPLHDACAGGFVEIAQLLLTTANDTESVKRMLESVDAEGDTPLHHAARGEHVDVVRLLLASGASPAKSNTYGRTPSELADPDTEARSVLEAAGGGTGAHE